The following proteins come from a genomic window of Lolium rigidum isolate FL_2022 chromosome 5, APGP_CSIRO_Lrig_0.1, whole genome shotgun sequence:
- the LOC124656218 gene encoding protein kinase STUNTED-like gives MESRVFFHLKQAQRRPIFKNYVARAASLDATAHDHGDRNRTRVYNATAIPLPPSNKLKHHLEIRQQGKERQVGSRAPVVLLPSPAASMKHRSSLKMIRAPPPVGVPARGWGGGRTLLVAVRRDAAGRELLAWALAKAAAAGDRVVALHVTTADVSGMEERSTAAADSLASVLAAYDGFCNLNQINLELRVCHGSSVKKALVKEAISYGAAQLILGVMKNSPLGLCATAVAKYCAKRVPGSCTVLAVSKGAIVYHGNAMQEQMNHYCCTMSPRRTYSVVAETPRMIYRKILDAAATVGEKARDDSVIGHGRSLERNVSMPMSARISRKVAAVAPPTPARSQRRELPEVAAGWPLLRKDIMPASPECSEVSVVEWAMRLPSRCSPLTPVGSAAPVTEEAAEEVQEELASIREKYSSTYTMFSYSDLARITSNFSPDRLVGKGGTSWVYSGRCEDGKELAVKVLKSSEEVLKEFVAEIDIISAVDHRNAMALVGFCAEHGKLMLVYDYMSRGSLEEILHGEKQGKGSRLSWPERFKVAVGVARALDYLHGGGGGGNERPVVIHRDVKSSNILVSEDCEPKLCDFGLALWAADAAAQITGDDVAGTFGYLAPEYFMHGKVSDKMDVYAFGVVLLELVSGRKPVSSGGPKGQESLVMWANSVVQGGKLTELVDPSLPTEDRDAGEVERMILAAALCITRAPQHRPTMANILKLLDGDSDAIHWAKSQLGMSDIGHDYSEEYSIVSSEKNDIQSYIKLALLDIDVDDDDSASVCSVDFIPANMSLEEYMKGRWSRSSSLTEGGSAHGGNPRIFV, from the exons ATGGAGTCGCGGGTCTTCTTCCACCTTAAGCAGGCGCAGCGCCGCCCGATTTTTAAAAACTATGTCGCCCGCGCAGCCAGCTTGGATGCCACGGCCCACGACCACGGCGATCGCAACCGCACGCGCGTATATAACGCAACCGCCattcccctccctccctccaacAAACTGAAACACCACCTTGAGATTCGGCAGCAGGGGAAGGAGAGGCAGGTCGGGAGCAGAGCACCGGTGGTTCTTCTTCCGTCGCCGGCCGCCAGTATGAAGCACAGGTCGTCGCTGAAGATgatccgcgcgccgccgccggtgggaGTTCCGGCGCGCGGCTGGGGCGGCGGGAGGACGCTGCTGGTGGCCGTCCGGAGGGACGCCGCCGGGAGGGAGCTGCTCGCCTGGGCGCTcgccaaggccgccgccgccggcgaccgcgTCGTCGCGCTCCACGTCACCACGGCCGACGTGTCGGggatggaggagaggagcacAGCCGCCGCCGATTCGCTCGCATCCGTGCTCGCCGCGTACGACGGCTTCTGCAATCTCAACCAG ATCAACCTGGAGCTCAGGGTCTGCCACGGCTCATCCGTCAAGAAGGCCTTGGTGAAGGAGGCCATCTCCTACGGCGCCGCGCAGCTCATCCTTGGGGTCATGAAGAACTCGCCTCTTGG GTTGTGCGCCACGGCGGTCGCCAAGTACTGCGCCAAGAGAGTCCCGGGCAGCTGCACGGTTCTCGCGGTCAGCAAGGGCGCCATCGTGTACCATGGCAACGCCATGCAGGAGCAGATGAACCACTACTGCTGCACAA TGTCCCCTCGAAGAACCTACTCTGTGGTGGCGGAGACGCCGAGGATGATCTACCGGAAGATACTCGACGCGGCGGCGACGGTCGGGGAGAAGGCTCGGGATGACTCGGTGATCGGCCATGGCCGCTCGCTGGAGCGGAACGTGTCTATGCCAATGAGCGCCCGGATATCACGGAAGGTGGCGGCGGTAGCACCGCCAACTCCGGCGAGGAGTCAGCGGCGGGAACTGCCGGAGGTGGCTGCCGGGTGGCCGTTGCTAAGGAAGGACATCATGCCTGCCTCGCCAGAGTGCTCGGAGGTGTCCGTGGTTGAGTGGGCAATGCGGCTTCCAAGCCGGTGCTCACCGCTAACGCCCGTCGGTTCAGCAGCCCCGGTGACCGAGGAAGCGGCTGAGGAAGTTCAGGAGGAGTTGGCCTCCATCAGAGAGAAGTACTCTTCAACGTACACCATGTTCAGTTACAGTGATCTTGCGAGGATCACCTCTAACTTCTCCCCAG ATCGTTTAGTCGGGAAAGGCGGTACGAGCTGGGTCTACAGTGGGCGCTGCGAAGACGGCAAGGAGCTAGCAGTGAAGGTCCTGAAATCTTCCGAGGAGGTGTTAAAGGAGTTCGTTGCGGAGATCGACATCATCAGCGCCGTCGACCACAGGAACGCCATGGCCCTCGTCGGGTTCTGCGCTGAGCACGGCAAGCTCATGCTGGTGTACGATTACATGAGCAGGGGCAGCCTGGAGGAGATCCTGCACG GTGAGAAACAAGGGAAGGGTTCACGATTAAGTTGGCCGGAGAGATTCAAGGTGGCTGTCGGAGTAGCGCGCGCCCTCGATTATCTCcacggtggaggcggcggcggcaacgaGCGTCCGGTGGTGATCCACAGGGACGTCAAGTCCTCCAACATACTCGTCTCTGAAGATTGTGAACCAAAGCTCTGTGACTTCGGCCTCGCGCTGTgggcggccgacgcggcggcgcaGATCACCGGCGACGACGTGGCCGGCACGTTCGGGTACCTGGCCCCGGAGTACTTCATGCACGGCAAGGTCAGCGACAAGATGGACGTGTACGCTttcggcgtcgtcctcctcgagcTCGTCTCCGGGAGGAAGCCGGTGAGCTCCGGCGGCCCCAAGGGCCAGGAGAGCCTGGTGATGTGG GCGAATTCCGTCGTGCAAGGAGGCAAGCTAACGGAGCTCGTCGACCCGAGCCTGCCGACCGAGGACCGCGATGCCGGTGAGGTCGAGAGGATGATCCTGGCCGCCGCGCTCTGCATCACTCGAGCCCCGCAACACCGACCGACCATGGCAAAT ATTCTGAAGCTACTGGACGGCGACAGCGACGCCATCCATTGGGCTAAGTCGCAGCTCGGCATGTCAGACATCGGCCACGATTACAGCGAGGAATACTCGATCGTCTCTTCCGAGAAAAACGACATCCAATCGTACATCAAACTCGCGCTGCTTGACATCGACGTTGACGACGATGACTCTGCTTCCGTGTGCAGCGTCGACTTCATCCCCGCCAACATGTCGCTTGAGGAGTACATGAAGGGGAGGTGGAGCCGGTCATCCAGCTTGACTGAAGGAGGCTCCGCCCATGGCGGGAATCCCCGGATTTTTGTGTAG